A genomic window from Methylorubrum extorquens includes:
- a CDS encoding DUF4142 domain-containing protein, with product MQRRDFLTTVLTATAALAVTRTALAQPAPAGAMPAPVYLAMATKGGLFLENTAREAHAKTRNPRLKVFSRAEVTEQVNLARKLDPYVGAGAPMAGPPAGPGGLVGGLVEAPLAVAGGVAGATVGAVGGVLGVPGERGPGGMTTDEQKASILSQLSGMQPGPEYDAMFVNASLQGHQEAYQIHGSYAQSGDDPALRRIAAGALPLIQRHIAQLSRMQATMGGGREG from the coding sequence ATGCAACGGCGCGATTTTCTGACGACCGTGTTGACGGCGACGGCGGCCCTGGCCGTCACCCGTACCGCCCTGGCGCAACCGGCGCCGGCCGGTGCCATGCCGGCACCCGTCTACCTCGCCATGGCGACGAAGGGCGGCCTGTTCCTTGAAAACACGGCGCGCGAGGCCCACGCCAAGACTCGCAATCCGCGCCTCAAGGTCTTCAGCCGGGCCGAGGTGACCGAGCAGGTCAACCTCGCCCGCAAACTCGACCCGTATGTGGGTGCGGGAGCGCCGATGGCGGGTCCGCCCGCCGGTCCGGGCGGCCTCGTCGGCGGCTTGGTCGAGGCGCCGCTGGCGGTCGCGGGCGGCGTCGCGGGGGCGACCGTCGGCGCGGTCGGCGGCGTCTTGGGTGTACCCGGCGAGCGCGGTCCCGGGGGTATGACGACGGACGAGCAGAAGGCTTCGATCCTGTCGCAGCTTTCCGGGATGCAGCCCGGCCCCGAATACGACGCGATGTTCGTCAACGCCTCGCTCCAGGGCCATCAAGAGGCCTACCAGATCCACGGCTCCTACGCGCAATCCGGCGACGACCCGGCCCTGCGCCGCATCGCGGCCGGCGCGCTCCCGCTGATCCAGCGGCACATCGCTCAGCTCTCGCGGATGCAGGCGACGATGGGCGGCGGACGGGAGGGCTGA
- a CDS encoding DUF2218 domain-containing protein yields the protein MPESRAVVSTPHASRYLQQLCKHWAHRFETEFSPTDARIALPLGETRLSASAETLTVGLTAPDAASLPDLRDVVVRHIERFAFRETLRFDWT from the coding sequence ATGCCCGAGAGCCGCGCCGTCGTCAGCACCCCGCATGCCAGCCGCTACCTCCAGCAGCTCTGCAAGCACTGGGCCCACCGGTTCGAGACCGAGTTCAGCCCGACCGATGCCCGGATCGCGCTGCCGCTCGGCGAGACGCGGCTGAGTGCCAGCGCCGAGACCCTGACGGTCGGCCTGACGGCGCCCGACGCGGCGAGCCTGCCCGACCTGCGCGACGTGGTCGTGCGCCACATCGAGCGCTTCGCCTTCCGCGAAACGCTGCGCTTCGACTGGACGTGA
- a CDS encoding GNAT family N-acetyltransferase codes for MDVTIRAMREADAPDLFEIYNQPAFRFGTLALPYESFEAVKKWAEPRSPRDLHLAAQVDDHVVGAAALRPFYGRRAHAAEFWIAVHEDFAGHGIGSRLLAAVIDTADNWINISRIEMTVFTDNTRAIALYEKFGFTIEGTHKAASFRNGIFADVYCMARLRPSIGP; via the coding sequence ATGGATGTGACGATACGGGCCATGCGTGAGGCGGACGCGCCGGATCTGTTCGAGATCTACAACCAACCCGCCTTCCGTTTCGGAACGCTGGCTCTCCCCTATGAGTCGTTCGAGGCCGTGAAGAAGTGGGCGGAGCCCCGCTCGCCGCGGGATCTGCACCTCGCCGCACAGGTGGACGACCACGTGGTCGGGGCAGCGGCCCTGCGCCCCTTCTACGGCCGGCGCGCCCACGCGGCGGAGTTCTGGATCGCCGTCCATGAGGATTTCGCCGGGCACGGCATCGGTTCGCGGCTTCTCGCCGCGGTGATCGATACCGCCGACAACTGGATCAATATTTCGCGGATCGAGATGACGGTCTTCACCGACAACACCCGCGCCATCGCCCTCTACGAAAAGTTCGGCTTCACCATCGAAGGGACGCACAAGGCCGCCTCGTTCCGCAACGGCATCTTCGCCGACGTGTATTGCATGGCCCGTTTGCGCCCCTCGATCGGCCCCTGA
- a CDS encoding sugar phosphate isomerase/epimerase family protein has translation MRIALCTISFRHHLVSIGELARFARGHGFDGIELWGVHARNLGPGDHAEWLAAYGLRVPMLSDYLPLDAPLETLTERTAELARLAGSWGAPRLRTFAGTKGSAAASADERAHVAGRLRMAAGQLADQGLRLVVETHPGTLADTTASLLDLLDAVDHPNLRVNFDTLHVWEGGDDPLAAHARLGPHIDYYHLKNVRSRADLSVFEPANVYAAAGRREGMTALFDGALDYGSFLKTLPPQAEGSLEWFGEASFSVLPTDLFGVRAATAGHRTTSPRHAAR, from the coding sequence ATGAGAATTGCCCTCTGCACCATCAGCTTTCGCCACCATCTCGTGTCGATCGGCGAACTCGCCCGCTTCGCCCGCGGCCATGGCTTCGACGGGATCGAATTGTGGGGCGTGCATGCCCGCAATCTCGGCCCCGGCGACCATGCCGAATGGCTCGCCGCCTACGGCCTGCGGGTGCCGATGCTGAGCGACTACCTGCCGCTCGATGCGCCCCTCGAGACCCTGACCGAGCGGACGGCCGAACTCGCCCGGCTCGCCGGGAGTTGGGGCGCGCCGCGGCTGCGCACCTTCGCCGGCACCAAGGGCAGTGCGGCCGCCTCGGCGGACGAGCGCGCCCATGTCGCCGGGCGCCTGCGGATGGCGGCGGGCCAGCTCGCCGACCAGGGCCTGCGCCTCGTGGTGGAGACGCATCCCGGCACGCTCGCCGACACCACCGCGTCGCTCCTCGACCTGCTCGACGCGGTCGATCACCCGAACCTCAGGGTGAATTTCGACACGCTCCACGTCTGGGAGGGCGGCGACGACCCCCTCGCGGCCCATGCCCGGCTTGGCCCGCATATCGACTATTATCACCTCAAGAACGTGCGCAGCCGCGCCGACCTGTCGGTGTTCGAGCCGGCCAACGTCTACGCCGCGGCCGGACGGCGCGAGGGCATGACTGCCCTGTTCGACGGCGCGCTGGATTACGGCAGCTTCCTCAAGACGCTGCCACCGCAGGCGGAAGGCTCGCTCGAATGGTTCGGCGAAGCCTCCTTCTCGGTTCTGCCGACCGACCTTTTCGGCGTGCGGGCGGCCACCGCCGGCCACCGCACCACGAGCCCCCGCCACGCCGCACGCTGA
- a CDS encoding TetR/AcrR family transcriptional regulator, whose protein sequence is METAPEPNTGGKPETGSNPKAGGPSGSSNSETAHKPNPREAAVEALMRLAAEQPWNDIEVGDIAREANLSLAELRDLFPSKGAVLGGLSRIIDRKVLEVDTADLADEPARERLFDVLMRRLDAMTPYKPALRRIAFALRGDVLSMLALNGVALNSHRYMLAAAGIDTEGPLGRLKLQGTVIAFARTVEVWLDDDDPALARTMAKLDREIRRGETIMERADDARRLTAPLRALGRAVLERRPRRDRTEPPAGDGEDRDPAAAI, encoded by the coding sequence ATGGAAACGGCCCCCGAGCCCAATACCGGCGGCAAGCCCGAGACCGGCAGCAATCCTAAAGCCGGCGGGCCATCCGGTTCGTCGAACTCCGAGACGGCGCACAAGCCCAACCCGCGCGAGGCGGCGGTCGAGGCGTTGATGCGGCTCGCGGCCGAGCAGCCCTGGAACGACATCGAGGTCGGCGACATCGCTCGGGAAGCGAACCTGAGCCTCGCGGAATTGCGCGACCTGTTCCCCTCGAAGGGCGCCGTGCTCGGCGGGTTGTCGCGGATCATCGACCGCAAGGTGCTGGAGGTCGACACCGCCGACCTCGCCGACGAGCCGGCCCGCGAGCGCCTGTTCGACGTGCTGATGCGCCGGCTCGATGCGATGACGCCCTACAAGCCGGCCCTGCGCCGCATCGCCTTCGCGCTGCGCGGCGATGTCCTGTCCATGCTGGCGCTCAACGGGGTGGCTCTGAACTCCCACCGCTACATGCTGGCCGCCGCCGGCATCGACACGGAGGGGCCGCTCGGCCGGCTCAAGCTTCAGGGCACCGTGATCGCCTTCGCCCGCACCGTCGAGGTCTGGCTCGATGACGACGACCCGGCGCTCGCCCGTACCATGGCCAAGCTCGACCGCGAGATCCGCCGCGGCGAGACCATCATGGAACGCGCCGACGACGCCCGCCGCCTCACCGCGCCCCTGCGCGCACTCGGCCGGGCCGTTCTGGAGCGCCGCCCTCGCCGCGACCGGACGGAACCGCCCGCGGGTGATGGCGAGGATCGCGACCCGGCTGCGGCAATCTGA